The Candidatus Dependentiae bacterium genome includes the window GTTTTTTTTGAAAAAAACCGAACCTAAGCGTATATAACTCTCATTTCACAACGACGATTCGGTGCTTGTGCAACGCGATCACCGGTTACTTCAACGCCATCAATAATTGCAGGAACTTCTTGTCCGCGACCTACAACTTTAATGCAATCTGCAGGAATACCAGCTTCTACACACTTTTCATATACAGCTTTTGCACGTGATTCTGATTTTGCCATATTATATGCAGGACGACCGGCTGAATGACATGCATGCCCTTCAATAACTATTGTTGCCGGATAATCTGAATCATCATTCAAACGAGATTTTGCAAGTTCAATGTTATGTACAAGTGCGTCAGCTTGATCTTCTCTTACATTATCCCCATCGAAACTAAAGCATACATTTTTAAAGCCATCAGCATTTTCAGTATCTTCTACCCATACAAAATCATGTAAATCACATGACACACCATCAACTTCAACTTCTGTTGCTACATCAAATTCTTCTAACCCTTCATCAAACATACTATGAAATTGTACATCTGAAACAGGCACGTCAACTTCGCTGCATGGATCACAATCATTACACTGTTTTTCACATCCAGACAAAGCTAGCAATAAGGCCAAACTCAACAAGGTAAATTTATTGTTTAACATTTTTCCCCTTCTTTTTTTTAAAAAATATACAATCGATCCACTTTAAATGGGACTTTAACATACTTTTTTGTTATTTTCTACTCATTAGTAATTAGATGCGCTATATTATAGTATAAAGGCTACTTTTTGAAGCATTTTTTTATCCGCCACCCGACAAAACACTGGAATAGTTAAAATATGAAAAAAATATTAATAAATAAAGCCCCATGGCAAACACGTATCGCAGTAACACACGATAATCGTGCACAAAACATTTACTTCTCAGCACCTTTAACTACCCATCTGGAACGTAGTTACTTTAAGGGCCGCATAACAAAGATTCTTCCCGGTATTCAAACAGCATTTGTTGATATCGGACAAGAAAAAGCCGGTTTTTTGCATATTTCTGAAATTGATCGTGATTTAGCCATTGAGAAAATAAGTAAAATAACTCAGCTTGATGACGATGCGCCTAAAAAACCTAAACGTGAAAAACTGGATATCGCCAAAATATTCAATGAAGGCGATGACGTTTTAGTACAAGTAAACAAAGAGCCTGTATATCAAAAAGGTGCAAAATTAACTACCTGTTTCACCTTACCCGGCAGATTTGTTGTGCTTATGCCAAACATTCCGCGCATTGGTGTATCAAAAAAAATCGAAGATCGTGACGAACGTTATCGTCTTAAAGAATTGGTCAGTGCAAAACTACCGGAAAATATGGGTGCCATTATTCGTACATCAGCTGACAGCACTGATCAAAAAGAAATTTACAAAGACATCAACTACCTTCTTGCAACTTGGGAAACTATTCAAAATAATTTCAAAGCAGCTGAACCTGCTGCAAAAATACATGAAGATTTAGAACTGACATTACAAATTGTTCGCGACCACCTCGATGACGATGTTGAAGCAGTTATTACTGACGACAGAGACAATCAACAACAAATTTGCAAATTTGTAAAAAAAATGGCACCGGAATTTGTTGATCGTATCCGTTATTATAACAATCCAATTAATATTTTTGATTTTTATGGCATTCAAGATCAAATTCATGACACGCTCAAGAAAAAAGCTCACCTCAAATCCGGTGGATCTCTAATTATTGAAACCACAGAAGCTATGACAGTCGTCGATGTCAACACCGGTAGATTTGTCGGAAAAACAAATCTAGAAGATACTATCTTAAAAACAAATCTGGAAGCTGCCGAAGAAGTTGTTCGTCAACTTCGTTTACGTAATATTGGCGGACTCATTGTCATCGACTTTATCGATATGGCAACATCTGCTAATCGCCATAAATTAATGCGACATTTTGATAAAATGCTCAAAGAAAAGGACCGCTTTCAATCAGTCGTGTTGAAAGTTTCTGAATTTGGACTTGTTCAAATGACACGCAAACGTTCAGGCAAAACATTACAACAACTGCTTACTAATGATTGCCCAACCTGCCGTGGCAGTGGACATGTTAAATCAATTGAAACTGAATGCTTTGAAATTTTACGCAATGTCGAAACTGCAGCACTGGATCTGCAACCGGATGCTGAACTATTAGTCTATCTCAATCCTGAAATGTTTGCTTATGTAACACAAGAACAATACAACTCACTCTTGGCATTAGAAAAAATGTTTCAAGGGAAAATTATTGTTGAAAGCACTCCTGGACTACATCGTTATGAGTATAAAATTGAAAAAAAATGATGCCCATTGCAGCAAAAGGCACATTTGGTAAACTAATAAACATACATATAGAATCTAATATGCTTTTTGCCAAGGAATTCACGTGTCCAAAAAACAACCTTCTATTTTAGATCATTATCCAGATTATGCATTGAATATCGGTATAGAGGTCCATGTACAACTCGATACCAACAGCAAAATCTTCTGCCCAAGTAACAACAAACAATGCAAAAGCCCTAATGAATGCATTTGTAATATATGCGCCGGATATCCGGGAGTTTTGCCTGTACTCAATAAAAAAGTGGTTGATTTTGGTATTTTAGCAGGACTTGCAACGAACTGCACCATTAATAATATTTCATCATTTGCTCGCAAACATTACTTTTATCCTGACTTGCCAAAGGGGTACCAAATTACCCAAGATAAAGATCCAATTTGCTCTGAAGGCTTTGTTCCTATTCGGTTGGAAGATGGCTCAACAAAAAACATTCGTTTAATTCGTATTCATATGGAAGAAGATGCAGGAAAAAATATTCATGCATCAGGAACCAATGAAAGTTTCGTCGATTTAAATCGTGCCGGAACACCCTTGCTAGAGATTGTTACCTATCCTGATATTGAAAGTACCTATGAAGCGAAAGCGTATCTAAAAACATTGCATCAAATTGTTACCTATTTAGGCATCTGTACCGGAAACATGGAAGAAGGTGCATTTCGTGCAGACACCAATATTTCTGTGCGCAAAAAAGATGCAAAAGAACTTGGTACACGTTGCGAGATGAAAAATATTAATTCATTTAAATTCATTGGCGATGCAATTGAGCATGAAATCGAACGCCATATTGACATTCTTGAATCCGGCGGAAGCATCAAACAAGAAACTCGCTTATGGGATACCCATAAAAAAATAACCAAACCGATGCGCTCAAAAGAAGAAGCGGCTGATTACCGTTATTTCCCTGAGCCTGATTTACCGCTCATTGAGATCAACGAAGAATGGATCTCTCGCATAAAAAAAATCATGCCTGAGCTACCAAAAGCAAAATTTGACCGCTTGGTAAACGAAGTCAAACTAACGCCTTACGAAGCTGAAATCCTGGTTGATAATAAAGAAATAGCTGACTACTTTGAGCAAGCACGCGAACTAACCAAAAGCAAACAACTGATCAACTGGATATTGCGTGATTTAATGGGGCACCTAAAAGAGCATAAGATCGATGTTCATGTATGCAAAGTAACTCCGGCGTTAATGGCAGAACTTCTTGAACTTCAAGAAAAAGGAACCATCAATGCTGCTGCTGCAAAAGAAGTATTTGAAATCGTTGCTCAAACCGGTCAAAAGCCTGCTGATGTGGTCAAAGAAAAAGGATTAGAGCAAATCGGTTCACCTGAAGAGCTTGAAGCAATTGTCAAAGAAATTGTCGATGCTCACCCGGATCAAGTTGCACAACTTAAATCAGGAAAAGATCGCATGTTCGGATTTTTTGTTGGCCAAGCAATGAAAAAAACAGAAGGCAAAGGCAATCCAAAAATCATTCAAGAATTGCTTAAAAAACATTTGAGCTAAATCATGTTAAAAATGTTATTTTGTCATCAAGAATGTTGTTATCACACTCTGCTGAAAGAACAACTGAACATACTTGATGACAAAATGACATCCTATTTCTTCTATTTAAGCTATAACACAATCACTCGACATGCTTCCGCAAAAACAATACTAAAAAAAGCTAAGGATAATTAATGAATAAGATAGTTTTTATGAGTCTATGTGCACTGACAGTGATACAGATCAAAGCGGCTGATGTTTACAAAAGAATAAGAGCCAAACCAAGGTCTCAATCTGCTATAAAAAGATCAACCGAGCCAACTCAAGCACCTGTCTCTACGGGAATTGATCGTTCTCCAAATATACGGAAAATTTTGCAAGACGATCCTGACGTAATCAAACGTGCTGTCATGGAGTATAAAAAAAGTCTTCAAGCGCAAAAACGAAAAAGTCTCTAATTTACCACCTAAAATCTTTTGAATATATATAAAACATGCTTGCCAAGGTGGTTAATGCTGCACCACTGACAATCGCTTTTTTGGTGACACTCCAATAAACTCGTTTGCGGTCATTAAAACCGATCGAAACGGTTGAACTACATTTTTTAATTTTTTCAGTATCTTCAATATGTTTGGCAAAAACATCACGCAGCCGTAACTCTTTATAAGAACGTATTTCGCGTCTTACTGATGACACATCTTGATAATGCATAGCATTGAGCATCTGCTTTATATTTTCAATGTGATAAGCACCGGCACACATAATTATGGTTTTCTTTGGATTTTCTTTTGTTTTTTCGATAAAATCTTGCATCATCAATATATCAAGCATTAAACAAAGTCGCAGGTCGATGTCACTCAAGCCTATACTACTCTCGTCATAGGGAATCGGATTTATTGCGCTGAGCAAAATATCTTTTTCAATAAATGCATATATTTGTGACATTACCTTTTGTAAGCAGACACGATGCTCTTGGGATAAGATATCTTTTGTTTGTTGCCAAATACTGCCAACTAAATGATCAATCAAATCATAATATATATTCATAGGCAAAAAAGAATAATCACCCAATCCGCCACCATGGCGAAACTCAACATTGGTTACCGAAACATTTTTTCTTTTGCAATGATACGTTAACGACAAACTCGTATAGGCCATACGCTTTCTTGAATGCAAAGAATGAAAAGAAAAGAAGTCATTTTCGTTATATACTTTTTCAGGAAGATAGCGTGCGAACATGGAATAATCTGACATATCCTCTACAATAATATGTGCGTCATATGTATGTGCAAAATTGATAAGCGCTGCACGATTCTCTGAGGCAAGATTTTCGACTCCGTGGCAATCACCAATTAATATAACACACTGACCGGTTTGTGGATGCTTTAATTGAAAAAAATCGATAAAACGAGCAAGCGTAAATTGAAAAGAAAAAACTACACAGAATATAATTGCAGTAAAAATAGAACGCATGTGATATCCTTGGTGTTAATGACCATACATATATTTTATATTAAAATGTACTTTTAAATGAGCCTTTTGGCAAAAGCATATGGTCGTATTAAAATTTAACCAAATACAGGTATAACTATTGACCTAAAGTGGACTAGCCGCTACAGTACAACAATAGAGGAGTCTTTTCATGTTAAAAAAAAATCTGTTATATATCATTTTCCTAGGTAATATCAGTTGCACTTTTGCACAAACATCACTCAACAATGTTGGTTTCAAAACCCAGCAACTCTATGATTTACAATCTGTTGCTGAAAAAATAAACCGTTTAAAACCGTTAGGAAATTATCGCGTTGCAATTCCGCCATTTGTAACATTAAGATCTATTGATGTTGAACATTTTCTAGCCGGCATTCCTTCGGGGATAGAAGAAAAACGTGGGCGTAAAAAATATAAACTATCGATGCTTGATTATATAAAAAAATTATGGGCAAATGTTGTACTGGAAACTCGTGCATATAAAGAAATTACCCTAAAAGCTCGAGAAGATCTCATCGCCATACGTGCCGCAATTCAAACAGCATTTCAACATGATATTGCAAGCGGCAAAATAGATAGCGCTATTCAATCTTTTTTAGAGCGCAGTCAACGACAAAAAAATAATTTAATCGTCAGAAGCTCCACAAAGCAACCTCTGTTTGGTGCAAAAAGTGTCTATCCTATTGCAGCACGCAATATTAATGCCGGTATCGCACAAGTTCTCATATCATATTTCAATGAAGATACGATTGCCCAAATGATGTCATACAGATTATTAGACAATACATTACATCTTGAAGTTATTTTACAATCAATGATCATGGAGGACACCAATGCAAATGGCCTTGTAGTGTCCGGAGTCAGTTGTTCATATGACAATACAAGCAATATCCCTCACATTGTTTCTATCGAAAGTGCCTTTGGTCATAGCCAAGGAATAAAAGATGCTTCAGTAGCTCTTGATAGATTTTATGTCCATGACGATATGGTGTATCCGGTTATTGCAAAAAAAATAAATCGTTTAATTCCCGATTTTGACATGATGCATGCACGCATGGTCCCAAATACTCATAACCTTCAAGAAAAACCTACTCTTGATGTACAAGCTGCAAAAGAGATTGCACGTGCAGCACAACTACTTGAAGAACTTTATGACAATTCGGTTTGTGTTCATTTTATAAAACGTGATAACACTATTTATTTAGTGAAAATCCAAATCCCTGAACTGGAGCAAGCTGCATTACCCAGCTCATTTGACCAACTGTATACAAAAAAACTAAAAAATGAACATACTGTTGCCATTACACCTGTTTTGCCATTTCATGAACTGATTGTAGTAAAAAAAAGAAAAAAAATAATTCTGGCTCCTCATGCACGTAAGTTTTTAGAACTTCTTGAAAAACGTGAGGATAAAGATGAAATAGTTCTCGGCATACTAAAAGAACGCCCGGCAACATGGTCAAAAGAGGTAGAACTTTTAGCTCTTACAAAAAAACCGATCATTTGGAGCTCTGACTTTGAAACACTGCGCATGTGGATCGATCAAAATAGTTGGCCACTGGTATTTGATATACAACAAAAAATTGCTTTTCCTTTTAAACGCTGTCGCGGCTTTTGTACTTTATTTCAAGCAATTGAAACCGGCATCAAAACTCATCCTGTTGCCGAACAAGTTTCTACATTACCAACATTTTTTCCTGAAATTAATAATGTCGAGCGAGAAGCTTTAAAGCCTGATGAATTTTTTAGCGGTGTACCATTTGAACATTTATTCGATTTACTCAAATTCGGATCATTAGAAACAGCAACGCAAGCATTAAAAACAGCATTATTTCGTTTAAATAATATTATTGTACATGGCCAAATCACAAAAAAAGAATGTGAATTAAATGAGCAACCATTTGAAGATGCACAATTAATTCAAAAACAGCAGCTGTATCAATATATCGAACGAGTTGCATATCAACTCCTCAAACAACTACAACAATGGGATCGTTCAAACAAAAAACCAGCTGATGATCTTGAAAAAATATTCTTAATTAATATGTTGCATGCATTGATTGATCAACAACCTAATGAACAAATAGTACAAAATAGTTCATTTAATGAGGCGAATAAACAATAAAAACTTTATTCATAATGAAAATTGATATTGCTGTAAAAGTTTTTTGCATGCATTGTTCAATCTCAAATAGCGCCAACTGCCAGGGACATGAACAGGAAAAACTTTGCCTCCCAAAACGGTTGCTTTCACTTTAATATCTTTAATTGTTTTCTTGTTAACCTCTAGTGGATTTTTATCCAGAATGGTAAAATCAGCATATTTTCCGATTTCTATACTGCCAAGAACATTATCTTTATGCAACAAATATGCTGCATCTAATGTTACTGCTTTAAGCGCTTCATACACACTGATACATTGATGTTTTCCCAAAACATTTCCTGAAGCCGAAATACGATTAGTCGCAACCCACATAGAAAATAATGGATCAACCGGTGTCACTGATGCATCTGAATGCACGCTAAATCGCACACCATGACGTAATGCCGATTGCAATGGGTTTAAATTTTGAGCACGTGTTAACCCTAAATTTTTAATATGCGTATCACCCCAATAATATATATGGTTAATAAAAAAATTTGATACCACCCCCAATGCTGCCATACGTTCAAGCTGATTTTCAGTAGCCATTTGTGTATGCTCAAAACTATGACGATGATCAAAACGCGGATATATATCTAGAACATATTTAGATGCTTGCAATGCTTGCTCTATCGCTTGACTACCATTCACATGCACCGCCACACGCAACCCTGCCTCATGAAACATAAGCCATTGCTTTTTAAGCTCTTCAATAGAAATATTTTCCATACCATTACATCCGCAGTGATGATAAAATGGCCATTGTAAATGAGCGGTATGACATTGCAACGAACCATCTGTTAGAAACTTAACTGCATCAACTGAAAGCTTAGCTGTATCTTTTTTGCGCAACTCTTGTATATAATCAAGTCCCTTGTTAAGAACTAAACCATTGATAGGAAACAACACTACACGTTGTGGAAAATCCGATTTTGGCACTTCATGTTGGTATGCTTCCAACCCATGAGTCAAAAACGCAAGACCGCACGCAGCATCTACCATTGTAGTAACACCAACGCGGTGCGCTAATCGTGAAGCCGCTCGCGTAATATTACACATATCTTTAATAGTTATTTCTGGCAAATGTGCAAGAGCTAATCTCATAGCTTGTAATTCAAGCAATTCACCCGTAAATTTACCTTCAAACAAACTCACGCCAGGAATTTCTGTATCCGTATCTATACCAATTTCTTCAAGAACTGCGCTATTCACATAAAGTGCATGCATATTTGCATTTTCAACCATAACCTTATAATGTCGTGAAATCGGATCTAACTCATCAACAACTAATGGTTCATGACCATAAAACTCTGATTGATAACCCCAAGCTATAATCCATCCATTTTTATCTCTTTTCTGTTCAACTGCTTTTGCAATGCGCTCAAGAACCTGTTGTTTTGTTTTACAACCTACAATCAAGTTCCCATTTGGATCATGACGATCATAGTAGCCAACGTAGAGATACTGCCACAAGAAACCTGTCACCTGTGGATGCATATGCGCTTCAATAAAGCCTGGAACTATAATATTTTTCTCAAAACGTTGGTCAACTACGTAATCGGTTAATTCTGATATAATTCGTGAAAACATCCCTACATCAAAAATTTTACCATCTTTTACCGCAACCGCATTCGCTTCAGGTTGCGTAGAATTCATAGTTATAATTTTTTTTGCCGGATAAACAACTATTGAATCTGCAAAAACAGAAAAAAACAGACATAAAGCGCACTTTATATATTTTGCATTAAACAACATTATAGAGCCTCTTATTTTGCTAAAATTTTGAACAATTACCTGCCCTTTATCAATTAACACATTACTTTAATCAAAGCCTAGAATAAGATAAAAAGAGATAAAACTTACAAATTAGAGTAATTTCAATCAATCTGATTAAAATTAACTTTACAATTTGAAATAAATCGTGTTATTATATAATATAATAAGGGGAAATATTCTATAAGAGGAACAAATAATATGAAACGACTAATTATACTATCGTTAGCTTTTTTTAGCTGGATCTTTATTGATGCGAGCGATATTCTACAAAAAGTGATTGAAGATAAAGAAAATTCCATCACTCTTATTAATAAAACTAAGAGCCCAATTTTATATGCACCTACATATACAAACAGTACACATGCAAACCGTCAATTAAGTGCAGACAAAGAAGCACAGATAAAACTGACCAACAAACAATATAAAAAAGTTGCCCCTTTCTCAAAAATTTGGATTGGGTCTGGAGATATTTTTTATGCTCTTGATATAAATGATTATATTAAAAGCGCTCTCCATCTCAAAAAAACTCCCAATGTTCAAATCTTGGTAGCAAATCGAGACAACACTCCATGGATAAATTTTTTCATCACAATGGATGGAGCACCTATGCGCTCTGCATGGGAGTATGTTATAACTAAGCCCGAAAATGATCCTCAAGAATATTCTGAAAAGGTAAAGGCTAAAACAGAAGCCCTTATGCATAGACTTTATCCAAAACTATAGAATCAACAAAACCAATCTATTAATAAAAAGGACCTAAAGAGGCTATCTTTAGATCCAAAAGATTTGTTTAATAACAAAACAATGATTAATACTTAATGTTAAAAACCTTAAGCAGTTATTTTTTCTATATCAACACCATTAATCTCTATGCTTCGCTTCCCTTTCCAATGATTATCATCCGGATATCCAATTAACTTAAATGACTGTTTTTTTTCATGCAACTCTTTTAATCGATAAAACATTTCAGGTCGAAAGAAAAACTTAACATTCCGTGTTTGCCCATCTGCTTGCAATTCACATTTAACATGACCACCGCCAAACCCTAACCATTCCGGTTTTTTGGCAACAGTGACATCTTTAAAAAGTAAAGTAGGTTGAAAATTATGGTTTCCAAATGGTTCAAGATGACGATAATCCTCAATCAATGTCGGATTTAATTCTGCTAATGTAGCAACCGCATCGACAACATGGCGACTTATCTTATGTTCT containing:
- a CDS encoding OmpA family protein; the protein is MLNNKFTLLSLALLLALSGCEKQCNDCDPCSEVDVPVSDVQFHSMFDEGLEEFDVATEVEVDGVSCDLHDFVWVEDTENADGFKNVCFSFDGDNVREDQADALVHNIELAKSRLNDDSDYPATIVIEGHACHSAGRPAYNMAKSESRAKAVYEKCVEAGIPADCIKVVGRGQEVPAIIDGVEVTGDRVAQAPNRRCEMRVIYA
- a CDS encoding Rne/Rng family ribonuclease — encoded protein: MKKILINKAPWQTRIAVTHDNRAQNIYFSAPLTTHLERSYFKGRITKILPGIQTAFVDIGQEKAGFLHISEIDRDLAIEKISKITQLDDDAPKKPKREKLDIAKIFNEGDDVLVQVNKEPVYQKGAKLTTCFTLPGRFVVLMPNIPRIGVSKKIEDRDERYRLKELVSAKLPENMGAIIRTSADSTDQKEIYKDINYLLATWETIQNNFKAAEPAAKIHEDLELTLQIVRDHLDDDVEAVITDDRDNQQQICKFVKKMAPEFVDRIRYYNNPINIFDFYGIQDQIHDTLKKKAHLKSGGSLIIETTEAMTVVDVNTGRFVGKTNLEDTILKTNLEAAEEVVRQLRLRNIGGLIVIDFIDMATSANRHKLMRHFDKMLKEKDRFQSVVLKVSEFGLVQMTRKRSGKTLQQLLTNDCPTCRGSGHVKSIETECFEILRNVETAALDLQPDAELLVYLNPEMFAYVTQEQYNSLLALEKMFQGKIIVESTPGLHRYEYKIEKK
- the gatB gene encoding Asp-tRNA(Asn)/Glu-tRNA(Gln) amidotransferase subunit GatB, with translation MSKKQPSILDHYPDYALNIGIEVHVQLDTNSKIFCPSNNKQCKSPNECICNICAGYPGVLPVLNKKVVDFGILAGLATNCTINNISSFARKHYFYPDLPKGYQITQDKDPICSEGFVPIRLEDGSTKNIRLIRIHMEEDAGKNIHASGTNESFVDLNRAGTPLLEIVTYPDIESTYEAKAYLKTLHQIVTYLGICTGNMEEGAFRADTNISVRKKDAKELGTRCEMKNINSFKFIGDAIEHEIERHIDILESGGSIKQETRLWDTHKKITKPMRSKEEAADYRYFPEPDLPLIEINEEWISRIKKIMPELPKAKFDRLVNEVKLTPYEAEILVDNKEIADYFEQARELTKSKQLINWILRDLMGHLKEHKIDVHVCKVTPALMAELLELQEKGTINAAAAKEVFEIVAQTGQKPADVVKEKGLEQIGSPEELEAIVKEIVDAHPDQVAQLKSGKDRMFGFFVGQAMKKTEGKGNPKIIQELLKKHLS
- a CDS encoding PEP/pyruvate-binding domain-containing protein; protein product: MLKKNLLYIIFLGNISCTFAQTSLNNVGFKTQQLYDLQSVAEKINRLKPLGNYRVAIPPFVTLRSIDVEHFLAGIPSGIEEKRGRKKYKLSMLDYIKKLWANVVLETRAYKEITLKAREDLIAIRAAIQTAFQHDIASGKIDSAIQSFLERSQRQKNNLIVRSSTKQPLFGAKSVYPIAARNINAGIAQVLISYFNEDTIAQMMSYRLLDNTLHLEVILQSMIMEDTNANGLVVSGVSCSYDNTSNIPHIVSIESAFGHSQGIKDASVALDRFYVHDDMVYPVIAKKINRLIPDFDMMHARMVPNTHNLQEKPTLDVQAAKEIARAAQLLEELYDNSVCVHFIKRDNTIYLVKIQIPELEQAALPSSFDQLYTKKLKNEHTVAITPVLPFHELIVVKKRKKIILAPHARKFLELLEKREDKDEIVLGILKERPATWSKEVELLALTKKPIIWSSDFETLRMWIDQNSWPLVFDIQQKIAFPFKRCRGFCTLFQAIETGIKTHPVAEQVSTLPTFFPEINNVEREALKPDEFFSGVPFEHLFDLLKFGSLETATQALKTALFRLNNIIVHGQITKKECELNEQPFEDAQLIQKQQLYQYIERVAYQLLKQLQQWDRSNKKPADDLEKIFLINMLHALIDQQPNEQIVQNSSFNEANKQ
- a CDS encoding amidohydrolase, translated to MNSTQPEANAVAVKDGKIFDVGMFSRIISELTDYVVDQRFEKNIIVPGFIEAHMHPQVTGFLWQYLYVGYYDRHDPNGNLIVGCKTKQQVLERIAKAVEQKRDKNGWIIAWGYQSEFYGHEPLVVDELDPISRHYKVMVENANMHALYVNSAVLEEIGIDTDTEIPGVSLFEGKFTGELLELQAMRLALAHLPEITIKDMCNITRAASRLAHRVGVTTMVDAACGLAFLTHGLEAYQHEVPKSDFPQRVVLFPINGLVLNKGLDYIQELRKKDTAKLSVDAVKFLTDGSLQCHTAHLQWPFYHHCGCNGMENISIEELKKQWLMFHEAGLRVAVHVNGSQAIEQALQASKYVLDIYPRFDHRHSFEHTQMATENQLERMAALGVVSNFFINHIYYWGDTHIKNLGLTRAQNLNPLQSALRHGVRFSVHSDASVTPVDPLFSMWVATNRISASGNVLGKHQCISVYEALKAVTLDAAYLLHKDNVLGSIEIGKYADFTILDKNPLEVNKKTIKDIKVKATVLGGKVFPVHVPGSWRYLRLNNACKKLLQQYQFSL